Proteins from a genomic interval of Pradoshia eiseniae:
- the bshC gene encoding bacillithiol biosynthesis cysteine-adding enzyme BshC, translating to MDYIKMNLPALNRFATDYINGVLKKGDFFQYDWQDEGDILKRAEWLDSKMFPRDEAASYIEGFMGKFGISERSKENIEALRKDALVIIGGQQAGLLTGPLYSIHKIISIIKLAKEQSEKLKKPVIPVFWIAGEDHDYNEVNHVYLESESSMQKMTYPGPPTGKRMVSDIKLDKDMALEWAEAVFAELGETERTNLLMDWVDHAIERSETFTEFFACLINDLFNDTGLLLVDSGDPHFRKLAAPYYYQIAFEGKGISTEVLNQQAVLRESGYKPIIDINEECCNLFYYEPTTQNRVLLERKPGTDHYEGKGSNITFTEAELDRLLSKTPESFSTNVVTRPLIQEKLFPVLGFIGGPGEIAYWSEIMPVFRMLGEQMPPLWPRLSFTLVEGAVNRLLHELDLSIEEVLRKGCSAQKESYLEKLHKNVPNTYSDIIKSLENDHMKWQNDVVHLDEGLKPLFEKNRQILVDQLLFMQKKIEEHQARKNADTIGKYDRVENSLHPVGGLQERIWNPFYFLNHYGSSWIDDLLEEDLAFDGSHYVIYL from the coding sequence ATGGATTACATAAAAATGAATCTGCCAGCGTTAAATCGCTTTGCTACAGATTATATAAATGGCGTATTGAAGAAGGGAGATTTTTTTCAATATGACTGGCAGGACGAAGGGGATATTCTCAAACGAGCTGAGTGGCTTGATTCAAAAATGTTCCCGCGTGATGAAGCTGCGTCCTATATTGAAGGCTTTATGGGGAAATTCGGGATATCGGAACGTTCGAAGGAGAATATTGAGGCATTAAGGAAAGATGCCCTCGTTATAATTGGAGGACAGCAGGCTGGTTTGCTGACAGGACCGCTCTACTCTATTCATAAAATCATTTCAATTATAAAATTGGCAAAAGAGCAAAGTGAAAAATTAAAAAAACCGGTCATTCCCGTCTTTTGGATCGCAGGAGAGGACCATGATTACAATGAGGTTAATCATGTGTATCTGGAATCAGAGAGCTCCATGCAGAAAATGACCTACCCTGGGCCGCCAACCGGAAAGCGAATGGTATCTGATATTAAGCTGGACAAGGATATGGCATTGGAATGGGCAGAGGCTGTGTTTGCTGAGCTTGGTGAAACCGAGAGGACTAATTTGCTAATGGACTGGGTTGATCATGCTATTGAACGCTCAGAGACATTTACAGAATTCTTTGCCTGTTTAATTAATGATTTGTTTAATGATACGGGTCTGCTGCTTGTCGATTCAGGAGATCCGCATTTCAGGAAGCTGGCCGCTCCTTATTATTATCAAATCGCTTTTGAGGGAAAAGGCATCAGCACCGAAGTTCTGAACCAGCAAGCCGTTCTTCGGGAATCGGGCTATAAGCCAATTATTGATATTAATGAAGAATGCTGTAACCTCTTTTATTATGAACCCACAACCCAAAATCGGGTTTTGCTGGAGAGAAAGCCTGGTACGGATCACTATGAGGGTAAGGGGTCAAATATCACCTTTACGGAAGCTGAATTGGATCGCCTTCTTTCTAAAACGCCTGAGAGCTTCAGTACGAATGTTGTAACTAGACCGCTGATTCAAGAAAAGCTATTCCCTGTGCTTGGTTTTATCGGAGGTCCGGGGGAGATTGCTTACTGGAGTGAAATTATGCCGGTCTTCCGTATGCTTGGAGAACAGATGCCGCCGTTATGGCCACGGTTATCCTTTACTTTGGTTGAAGGTGCTGTTAACAGATTGTTGCATGAATTAGATTTATCGATTGAGGAGGTTCTCCGTAAAGGCTGCTCAGCGCAGAAGGAGTCTTATCTGGAGAAACTTCATAAAAATGTACCAAACACTTATTCTGATATAATAAAATCACTAGAAAACGACCATATGAAGTGGCAGAACGATGTCGTTCATCTTGATGAGGGACTGAAACCTCTCTTCGAAAAAAACCGTCAGATTTTAGTGGATCAACTGCTGTTTATGCAGAAAAAGATAGAAGAACATCAAGCAAGAAAGAATGCTGATACTATAGGTAAATATGACCGTGTCGAAAATAGCTTGCATCCTGTCGGCGGATTGCAGGAGAGGATTTGGAATCCATTCTACTTCCTCAATCATTATGGATCTTCATGGATTGATGACCTTTTGGAAGAGGATTTAGCATTTGATGGATCTCACTATGTTATATATTTGTAA
- a CDS encoding DUF3397 domain-containing protein: METIFAGLIAAFIIVPALVYIISYTIAKSAFGNNRKAAKLSVDVTTFFLILAVHFAVQAMLGESYIWLILIILALTASIVLIVQYKAKEEVDFRRFIKGFWRMTFLLFGAAYFILCLAGITGRVIRIFI; this comes from the coding sequence GTGGAAACTATATTTGCAGGTCTTATTGCGGCATTTATTATTGTGCCGGCATTGGTTTATATCATAAGCTACACTATTGCTAAATCAGCGTTTGGGAATAACCGTAAAGCTGCGAAGCTTTCCGTTGATGTGACAACATTTTTCCTCATATTGGCGGTTCATTTTGCTGTACAGGCAATGCTTGGCGAGTCGTATATTTGGTTGATTCTCATTATTTTGGCATTGACAGCATCAATCGTTTTGATCGTGCAATATAAAGCGAAAGAAGAAGTGGACTTCCGTCGTTTTATAAAAGGTTTTTGGAGAATGACCTTCTTGCTTTTCGGAGCAGCTTACTTTATTCTTTGTCTGGCTGGAATTACAGGGAGGGTCATTAGAATATTCATATAG
- a CDS encoding 2-dehydropantoate 2-reductase, producing the protein MKVGIIGGGSIGLLLAGRLGKKHEVTLFTRTKSQADQINCAGGIEIKGIHPVFTECKAEMLAHSKAIATQELLIVTVKQGAIEEILPYIQSVRSPLLFLQNGMSHLKKLDCLHSVSVYVGITEHGALRDNETTTIHTGMGIIRAGLYRGERQVALLEQQDADFPIEEVNDIYPRLIEKLIVNACINPLTAVLGVKNGELIANSYFRQILKQLCEQVCYGLGIDKEQYLKYQEKVFLICERTADNKSSMLRDIEMQRKTEIEAILGYCLEEANERIQKMGLVSALYAMIRGLEESGGK; encoded by the coding sequence ATGAAGGTTGGCATTATAGGAGGAGGATCCATCGGCTTGCTTTTGGCCGGAAGATTAGGGAAAAAACATGAGGTTACTTTATTTACAAGAACAAAGAGCCAAGCCGATCAAATAAACTGCGCCGGAGGAATTGAGATCAAAGGCATTCATCCGGTCTTTACAGAATGTAAGGCAGAGATGCTTGCTCACTCAAAAGCGATTGCAACACAGGAGCTGCTGATTGTTACGGTGAAGCAAGGTGCAATTGAAGAAATCCTTCCATATATTCAAAGTGTGAGGTCACCGCTTCTCTTCTTGCAAAATGGCATGAGTCATTTGAAGAAATTAGATTGTTTACATAGCGTTTCTGTATATGTTGGAATAACGGAGCATGGCGCACTTCGTGATAACGAGACAACGACGATTCATACGGGTATGGGTATCATACGAGCCGGTTTGTACAGGGGGGAAAGACAGGTAGCTCTTTTGGAACAGCAGGATGCCGACTTTCCTATTGAAGAAGTGAATGATATTTACCCGAGGCTAATCGAAAAATTAATCGTAAACGCCTGCATTAATCCGTTGACAGCCGTACTCGGTGTAAAGAACGGGGAGCTGATTGCCAATTCTTATTTCCGGCAAATCCTTAAGCAATTGTGCGAGCAGGTATGCTATGGTCTTGGTATCGATAAGGAGCAGTATCTGAAATATCAAGAAAAGGTATTCCTAATTTGTGAACGAACAGCGGACAACAAATCATCCATGCTTCGTGATATCGAAATGCAGAGAAAAACAGAAATCGAGGCCATTCTTGGGTACTGTCTTGAGGAAGCGAATGAGCGTATACAAAAGATGGGTTTAGTCTCAGCGCTATACGCCATGATAAGAGGCCTAGAAGAGAGCGGGGGTAAGTGA
- a CDS encoding N-acetyltransferase → MSVKVERLLVNYRTLEEFKKFKEYGLQELSMLEDLQANLIEDDSESPFYGIYYGDKLVARMSLYKIEARFDKYFNPPHEYYEIWKLEVLPDYQGKGYGTMLVDFAKSFGLPIKTNPRVHSRTFWEKQGFESVSYDVERDLGENPLIWRPEGVSLLEK, encoded by the coding sequence ATGAGTGTAAAAGTTGAAAGATTACTAGTGAATTATCGTACTTTAGAGGAATTCAAGAAATTTAAGGAATATGGACTGCAGGAGCTATCTATGCTTGAGGATCTGCAGGCAAACCTTATTGAGGATGATAGCGAGTCACCTTTTTACGGCATTTATTACGGAGATAAGCTGGTAGCCCGGATGAGCCTTTATAAGATTGAAGCACGCTTTGATAAATATTTTAACCCCCCGCACGAATATTACGAGATATGGAAATTGGAAGTGCTTCCAGATTACCAAGGCAAGGGATATGGGACCATGCTCGTCGATTTCGCTAAATCTTTCGGTCTTCCGATTAAGACAAATCCAAGAGTACACTCCAGAACCTTCTGGGAAAAACAGGGCTTCGAATCCGTGTCTTATGATGTGGAAAGAGACCTGGGAGAGAACCCGCTTATCTGGAGGCCAGAGGGCGTTAGCCTCTTAGAAAAATAA